One window of the Tachypleus tridentatus isolate NWPU-2018 chromosome 10, ASM421037v1, whole genome shotgun sequence genome contains the following:
- the LOC143228763 gene encoding E3 ubiquitin-protein ligase COP1-like isoform X3, translated as MANNNSPRPQPLVVATESSRRQRKRQQPPVFNGTGISFEDRDSDFVCPICFDLIEEAHMTKCGHTFCFKCIRRALEQSNRCPKCNFVIDKKDQIFPNFLLNELITKHQQKMAEKKLKVDNTKAQGVSKLQEFLAQEGDKLNLADVNYMLEMLSQKKQQLEADCKATQLQLLKEFLEQIRKQKKDVLDQINKEIDVIDKDTKHVEEMIQDHQLVYQRKSLSLFSGHLNVACSANEETQAMSLDNTGCTSLSGLQDGFNGSRYGSKQHWLPTTVAARRKRMNIHFEDLQQCYFSSRSKEIHLNSSGNSQCDGLEEFQESLSKFTRYSAMRPLVTLNYASDLFNASSIVSSIEFDKDNEFFAIAGVTKKIKVFDYGTAIMDTIDMHYPVNEMVCNSKISCISWSSYHKGMLASSDYEGTVTIWDAFTGQKIRNFQEHEKRCWSVDFNRVDTKLVASGSDDSKVKLWSTGMDHSVTSLETKANVCCVKFNPESRYHLAFGSADHSVHYYDLRNIKQPLGTFRGHKKAVSYVKFLNTEEIVSASTDSQLKLWNINKPHCLRSFKGHINEKNFVGLATDGDYVACGFTKEVKIITESLFNRK; from the exons ATGGCCAACAACAACAGTCCTAGACCTCAACCTTTGGTAGTAGCAACCGAGTCCTCTCGTAGACAGAGGAAAAGACAACAACCGCCAGTTTTTAATGGAACTGGAATTTCTTTTGAAGACAGAGACAGTGATTTTGTTTG tCCCATATGTTTTGACCTCATTGAAGAAGCTCATATGACGAAATGTGGACATACATTTTG TTTCAAGTGCATCAGAAGAGCCCTGGAACAGAGTAACAGGTGTCCCAAGTGCAACTTTGTGATCGACAAAAAAGATCAAATATTCCCCAACTTCCTAT tgAATGAGCTTATTACGAAACATCAACAGAAGATGGCAGAAAAGAAACTCAAAGTAGACAACACT AAAGCCCAAGGGGTATCAAAGCTTCAAGAATTTCTTGCTCAAGAAGGAGACAAGCTAAACCTTGCTGATGTTAACTACATGCTTGAAATGCTGTCgcagaaaaaacaacagttagaaGCC GACTGTAAGGCAACACAGCTTCAATTACTTAAAGAATTTTTGGAACAGATTAGGAAACAAAAGAAAGAT GTACTAGACCagataaacaaagaaatagaCGTCATTGATAAAGACACCAAACATGTGGAA GAAATGATTCAAGACCACCAACTAGTCTACCAAAGAAAAAGT CTGTCTTTGTTCAGTGGCCACTTAAATGTTGCTTGTTCAGCTAATGAAGAAACTCAGGCTATGTCTTTAGATAATACTGGTTGTACTTCTCTTAGTGGTCTTCAAGATGGCTTCAACGGAAGTCGATAC GGAAGTAAACAACATTGGTTGCCAACTACGGTAGCAGCTAGAAGAAAGCGTATGAATATACATTTTGAAGACTTGCAACAGTGTTATTTCTCGTCTCGAAGTAAAGAAATTCATTTGAATTCATCTG GTAATTCACAGTGTGATGGGTTGGAAGAATTTCAAGAGAGTCTTTCCAAGTTTACCAGATACAGTGCCATGAGACCTTTAGTAACATTAAATTATGCGAGTGATTTGTTTAACGCGTCGAGTATCGTTTCAAG TATTGAATTTGAtaaagataatgaattttttgCAATTGCTGGAGTCACTAAAAAAATTAAG GTCTTTGATTATGGCACTGCGATAATGGATACCATAGACATGCACTATCCAGTGAACGAGATGGTGTGTAATTCAAAAATCAG CTGTATCAGCTGGAGTTCGTATCACAAAGGGATGTTAGCAAGCAGTGATTATGAGGGAACTGTCACCATCTGGGACGCTTTCACCGGTCAGAAGATACGGAACTTTCAG GAACACGAGAAACGTTGCTGGAGTGTTGATTTCAACCGTGTTGACACCAAACTAGTTGCATCGGGATCTGATGATTCTAAAG TTAAGCTTTGGTCAACTGGAATGGATCATTCTGTAACATCACTGGAGACAAAGGCCAACGTGTGTTGTGTCAAGTTTAACCCTGAAAGCAGATACCATCTGGCATTTGGCTCGGCTG ATCACAGCGTGCATTATTACGACCTTAGAAACATTAAACAACCCTTGGGAACGTTCCGTGGACATAAAAAAGCTGTTTCGTATGTGAAGTTTCTGAATACCGAAGAAATTGTATCGGC TTCTACAGATAGCCAGTTGAAATTATGGAACATCAACAAACCCCACTGTTTGCGTTCTTTCAAGGGTCACATAAACGAGAAGAATTTTGTTGGTTTAGCCACTGACGGTGACTATGTTGCTTGTG
- the LOC143228763 gene encoding E3 ubiquitin-protein ligase COP1-like isoform X4, whose translation MANNNSPRPQPLVVATESSRRQRKRQQPPVFNGTGISFEDRDSDFVCPICFDLIEEAHMTKCGHTFCFKCIRRALEQSNRCPKCNFVIDKKDQIFPNFLLNELITKHQQKMAEKKLKVDNTKAQGVSKLQEFLAQEGDKLNLADVNYMLEMLSQKKQQLEADCKATQLQLLKEFLEQIRKQKKDVLDQINKEIDVIDKDTKHVEEMIQDHQLVYQRKSLSLFSGHLNVACSANEETQAMSLDNTGCTSLSGLQDGFNGSRYGSKQHWLPTTVAARRKRMNIHFEDLQQCYFSSRSKEIHLNSSGNSQCDGLEEFQESLSKFTRYSAMRPLVTLNYASDLFNASSIVSSIEFDKDNEFFAIAGVTKKIKVFDYGTAIMDTIDMHYPVNEMVCNSKISCISWSSYHKGMLASSDYEGTVTIWDAFTGQKIRNFQEHEKRCWSVDFNRVDTKLVASGSDDSKVKLWSTGMDHSVTSLETKANVCCVKFNPESRYHLAFGSADHSVHYYDLRNIKQPLGTFRGHKKAVSYVKFLNTEEIVSASTDSQLKFEPECCLIYPIVLQIAS comes from the exons ATGGCCAACAACAACAGTCCTAGACCTCAACCTTTGGTAGTAGCAACCGAGTCCTCTCGTAGACAGAGGAAAAGACAACAACCGCCAGTTTTTAATGGAACTGGAATTTCTTTTGAAGACAGAGACAGTGATTTTGTTTG tCCCATATGTTTTGACCTCATTGAAGAAGCTCATATGACGAAATGTGGACATACATTTTG TTTCAAGTGCATCAGAAGAGCCCTGGAACAGAGTAACAGGTGTCCCAAGTGCAACTTTGTGATCGACAAAAAAGATCAAATATTCCCCAACTTCCTAT tgAATGAGCTTATTACGAAACATCAACAGAAGATGGCAGAAAAGAAACTCAAAGTAGACAACACT AAAGCCCAAGGGGTATCAAAGCTTCAAGAATTTCTTGCTCAAGAAGGAGACAAGCTAAACCTTGCTGATGTTAACTACATGCTTGAAATGCTGTCgcagaaaaaacaacagttagaaGCC GACTGTAAGGCAACACAGCTTCAATTACTTAAAGAATTTTTGGAACAGATTAGGAAACAAAAGAAAGAT GTACTAGACCagataaacaaagaaatagaCGTCATTGATAAAGACACCAAACATGTGGAA GAAATGATTCAAGACCACCAACTAGTCTACCAAAGAAAAAGT CTGTCTTTGTTCAGTGGCCACTTAAATGTTGCTTGTTCAGCTAATGAAGAAACTCAGGCTATGTCTTTAGATAATACTGGTTGTACTTCTCTTAGTGGTCTTCAAGATGGCTTCAACGGAAGTCGATAC GGAAGTAAACAACATTGGTTGCCAACTACGGTAGCAGCTAGAAGAAAGCGTATGAATATACATTTTGAAGACTTGCAACAGTGTTATTTCTCGTCTCGAAGTAAAGAAATTCATTTGAATTCATCTG GTAATTCACAGTGTGATGGGTTGGAAGAATTTCAAGAGAGTCTTTCCAAGTTTACCAGATACAGTGCCATGAGACCTTTAGTAACATTAAATTATGCGAGTGATTTGTTTAACGCGTCGAGTATCGTTTCAAG TATTGAATTTGAtaaagataatgaattttttgCAATTGCTGGAGTCACTAAAAAAATTAAG GTCTTTGATTATGGCACTGCGATAATGGATACCATAGACATGCACTATCCAGTGAACGAGATGGTGTGTAATTCAAAAATCAG CTGTATCAGCTGGAGTTCGTATCACAAAGGGATGTTAGCAAGCAGTGATTATGAGGGAACTGTCACCATCTGGGACGCTTTCACCGGTCAGAAGATACGGAACTTTCAG GAACACGAGAAACGTTGCTGGAGTGTTGATTTCAACCGTGTTGACACCAAACTAGTTGCATCGGGATCTGATGATTCTAAAG TTAAGCTTTGGTCAACTGGAATGGATCATTCTGTAACATCACTGGAGACAAAGGCCAACGTGTGTTGTGTCAAGTTTAACCCTGAAAGCAGATACCATCTGGCATTTGGCTCGGCTG ATCACAGCGTGCATTATTACGACCTTAGAAACATTAAACAACCCTTGGGAACGTTCCGTGGACATAAAAAAGCTGTTTCGTATGTGAAGTTTCTGAATACCGAAGAAATTGTATCGGC TTCTACAGATAGCCAGTTGAAATTTGAACCTGAATGTTGTTTGATCTATCCTATAGTTCTACAGATAGCCAGTTGA